A stretch of the Porifericola rhodea genome encodes the following:
- a CDS encoding DUF5060 domain-containing protein, producing the protein MNNLQTTFLPLFLSVLLVFGACQSDTEGREKLPVYKKWHKMTLNFEGPQTSESANDNPFLNYRLEVTFQHEDRSYTIPGYYAADGNAAESSADSGNIWQVNFSPDEAGIWQYKVSFRKGDSIAVSDDSAAGEALAFDGEEGRFEVVPSDKNGKDLRAQGRLKYIGERYLRFAESQKYFLKGGTDSPENLLGFEDFDGTYFGADEEQREGEAAADKNLHRYMPHVEDWKEGDPSWGEGKGKGLIGALNYLAEKEMNSIYFLTMNIGGDGKDVWPYTSYEERFRFDCSKLAQWEKVFSHADSLGIMLHFVLQETENELLLDGGETGPERKLYYRELIARFAHHLAITWNMGEENGYANFTPEAQNDAQRKDMIAYIKQTDPYNNFLAIHTHASRKYRYQVLDSLLGFQSLDGPSLQINPPSDVHSETKHWIDSSAVAGKQWVVNLDEIGPHYHGVLPDNIDPEHDTVRYEVLWGNLMAGGGGVEWYFGYRFPNDDLNAETFRTRNNVWEQTAHALRFFNDYLPFWNMHGADELLDSDRAYCFAEPGVIYAVYLPKGEKTQLDLGKTEKNYTIKWYNPKSGGELQEGSKTEVSGPGKVTLGTPPAAENEDWVALVKLVE; encoded by the coding sequence ATGAACAATCTGCAAACTACCTTCTTACCACTATTTCTAAGTGTTCTTCTTGTGTTTGGGGCATGCCAAAGCGATACTGAAGGGCGCGAAAAGCTTCCGGTATACAAAAAATGGCATAAAATGACACTAAATTTTGAAGGCCCTCAGACCAGCGAGAGTGCCAATGACAATCCATTTTTAAACTACCGTCTAGAAGTGACTTTTCAGCACGAAGACCGTAGCTATACCATACCAGGTTATTATGCTGCTGATGGCAATGCGGCAGAAAGTAGCGCTGATAGTGGTAATATCTGGCAGGTTAATTTCTCCCCTGACGAAGCAGGTATTTGGCAGTACAAGGTGTCTTTTCGTAAGGGAGATAGCATTGCGGTTAGCGATGACTCTGCTGCCGGAGAGGCTCTTGCTTTTGATGGAGAAGAAGGACGGTTTGAAGTAGTTCCTTCCGATAAAAACGGAAAAGATCTGCGAGCGCAGGGACGCCTGAAGTATATAGGAGAAAGATACCTGAGGTTTGCAGAAAGCCAGAAGTATTTTCTTAAAGGAGGAACAGACAGCCCCGAAAATTTACTGGGTTTTGAGGATTTTGACGGCACTTACTTTGGCGCTGACGAAGAGCAGAGAGAAGGCGAAGCAGCAGCAGATAAGAATCTGCACCGCTACATGCCTCATGTAGAAGACTGGAAAGAAGGCGACCCTAGCTGGGGTGAGGGTAAAGGTAAAGGGCTGATAGGCGCACTAAATTACCTTGCCGAAAAAGAAATGAACTCCATCTACTTTCTTACCATGAACATTGGGGGCGATGGTAAAGATGTTTGGCCTTATACCAGTTATGAGGAGCGTTTTCGCTTTGATTGCAGTAAGCTAGCCCAGTGGGAGAAGGTATTCAGCCATGCCGATAGTTTGGGAATTATGCTGCACTTTGTTTTGCAGGAGACCGAAAATGAGCTGCTGCTGGATGGTGGAGAAACCGGACCTGAGCGTAAACTTTATTATCGTGAGCTGATTGCCAGGTTTGCCCACCACTTAGCCATTACCTGGAATATGGGTGAAGAAAACGGCTACGCCAATTTTACCCCAGAAGCACAGAATGATGCTCAAAGAAAAGACATGATTGCCTATATTAAGCAAACCGATCCGTATAACAATTTTTTAGCAATACATACGCATGCCAGTCGTAAGTATCGGTATCAGGTATTAGATTCATTACTGGGCTTTCAGTCACTGGATGGTCCTTCCTTACAAATTAACCCGCCAAGTGACGTACATAGCGAAACCAAACACTGGATAGATAGCTCGGCGGTAGCCGGCAAACAGTGGGTGGTAAACCTGGATGAGATTGGTCCGCACTACCACGGTGTACTGCCCGACAATATTGACCCTGAGCACGATACTGTACGCTACGAAGTGCTGTGGGGCAACTTAATGGCCGGGGGCGGAGGTGTAGAATGGTACTTTGGCTACCGTTTCCCTAATGATGACCTCAATGCGGAAACCTTCCGTACCCGCAACAATGTATGGGAGCAGACTGCACATGCACTACGTTTTTTTAATGATTACCTACCCTTCTGGAATATGCATGGGGCGGATGAATTGCTGGACTCCGATCGTGCCTACTGCTTTGCCGAGCCAGGAGTAATATATGCGGTTTACCTGCCAAAAGGTGAAAAAACACAGCTAGATTTAGGAAAAACTGAAAAAAACTATACCATAAAGTGGTATAACCCCAAAAGCGGAGGAGAGTTGCAAGAAGGTTCTAAAACTGAGGTAAGTGGTCCGGGTAAAGTAACTCTTGGCACACCTCCCGCAGCAGAAAACGAAGATTGGGTAGCATTAGTAAAACTGGTAGAGTAA
- the fbaA gene encoding class II fructose-bisphosphate aldolase has protein sequence MKETFKPGVLYGEDLKRFYRYANQKGFALPAVNVTGTNTVNAVLETAREVNSAVIIQFSNSGAAFFAGKGLSNEGQQASIAGAISGAMHVHNMAEKYGVTVILHTDHAAKKLLPWIDGLLDAGEKYYKEHGRPLFSSHMLDLSEESLDDNVAISKQYYHRMNQIGMSIEIELGVTGGEEDGVDNTDVDASKLYTQPEEVAYAYKELSTVGDNFTIAAAFGNVHGVYKPGNVKLTPKILHNSQEHIQKEFSTEEKPVNFVFHGGSGSTQAEIREAISYGTIKMNIDTDLQWAFWDGVKNYYKEKEAYLQAQIGNPEGDDSPNKKFYDPRVWLRKGEESIVKRLKQAFDDLNAINSMD, from the coding sequence ATGAAAGAAACTTTTAAACCTGGTGTTTTATACGGCGAAGACCTAAAACGTTTTTACAGATACGCAAACCAGAAGGGATTTGCACTTCCTGCCGTAAACGTAACTGGCACCAATACTGTCAACGCTGTACTAGAAACTGCCCGTGAGGTCAACTCAGCAGTAATTATTCAGTTTTCTAATTCAGGTGCTGCTTTTTTCGCTGGCAAAGGCTTAAGTAATGAGGGACAGCAGGCATCTATCGCTGGTGCTATCTCTGGCGCTATGCACGTACATAATATGGCGGAAAAATACGGTGTAACAGTTATACTACACACCGACCATGCTGCAAAGAAATTATTACCCTGGATAGATGGCTTGCTGGATGCTGGCGAAAAATACTACAAGGAGCACGGCAGACCTTTGTTCAGCTCTCATATGCTAGACCTTTCTGAAGAATCGTTAGACGATAACGTAGCTATCAGTAAGCAGTACTACCATCGTATGAACCAGATTGGTATGTCTATAGAAATAGAGCTTGGTGTTACTGGGGGTGAAGAAGACGGAGTAGACAATACTGATGTAGATGCTTCCAAACTTTATACTCAGCCAGAAGAAGTAGCTTACGCTTACAAAGAGCTTTCTACTGTAGGAGATAACTTTACTATTGCCGCAGCATTTGGTAATGTACATGGAGTTTACAAGCCTGGTAATGTAAAGCTTACTCCTAAAATTCTTCATAACTCTCAGGAGCATATCCAGAAAGAATTTTCTACTGAGGAGAAGCCCGTAAACTTTGTGTTCCATGGTGGATCTGGTTCTACTCAGGCCGAAATCCGTGAGGCAATTTCTTACGGTACCATCAAAATGAATATTGATACTGACCTACAGTGGGCGTTCTGGGATGGAGTTAAAAATTATTACAAAGAGAAAGAAGCTTACCTACAGGCACAAATTGGAAATCCTGAAGGTGACGATTCTCCCAACAAAAAGTTCTACGATCCTCGCGTATGGTTACGCAAAGGAGAAGAGTCTATTGTTAAGCGTTTGAAGCAGGCATTTGACGACCTTAACGCTATTAACTCTATGGACTAA